The Pseudoliparis swirei isolate HS2019 ecotype Mariana Trench chromosome 16, NWPU_hadal_v1, whole genome shotgun sequence genome includes a window with the following:
- the klhl15 gene encoding kelch-like protein 15 isoform X6 yields the protein MPVANQRHLVVSPRCVMSGADVEVYLSQVHDGSVSAGFRALYEERLLLDVTLLIEEHHFQAHKALLATQSDYFRVMFTADMRERDQDQIHMKGLTAAGFGHVLRFMYYGSLELSMPTVQEILQVGRPPAAPRSSVSAVNVTASSSSSLPAQAAMYVQLTEAVEFCCSFLLAKICLENCAEVMRLLEDFSVGVEGVQEQLDDFLLDNFVPLMSRADFLSYLSLERLQAYLNSDALTRFPEIELYESVQSWLRHDRRRWRHTDAVVQSVRFGLMTPANVFEKVKTSEFYRYSRQLRQEVDQALGYFHDVNQQPLVAARSNRIRSVRPQTAVFRGMIGHSMVNSKILLLQRPKVWWELEGPQVPLRPDCLAIVNNFAFLLGGEELGPDGEFHASSKVYRYDPRQNSWLRMADMSVPRSEFAVGVIGKFIYAVAGRTRDETFYSTERYDITEDRWEFVDPYPVNKYGHEGTVLGGKLYITGGITSSSTSKQVCVFDPGREAGGGSGGGSGGGSGGGSGGGSGGGAGAGSDAHRTRAGRGPPPPPPGTHAGCWENRSKMNYARCFHKMISHNGKLYVFGGVCVILRASFESQGCPSTEVYDPDADDWTILASMPIGRSGHGVAVLDRQIMVLGGLCYNGHYSDSILTFDPDDNKWKEDEYPRMPCKLDGLQVCSLHFPEYVLEHVRRCS from the exons ATGCCCGTGGCCAAtcagag ACATTTGGTGGTGAGTCCCAGGTGTGTGATGTCGGGGGCCGacgtggaggtgtacctgtccCAGGTGCACGACGGCAGCGTGTCGGCGGGCTTCCGGGCGCTGTACGAGGAGCGCCTGCTGCTGGACGTCACCCTGCTCATCGAGGAGCACCACTTCCAG gcccacAAGGCGCTGCTGGCCACGCAGAGCGACTACTTCCGGGTGATGTTCACGGCGGACATGAGGGAGCGCGACCAGGACCAGATCCACATGAAGGGGCTGACGGCCGCCGGCTTCGGCCACGTCCTGCGCTTCATGTACTACGGCTCGCTGGAGCTCAGCATGCCCACCGTGCAGGAGATCCTGCAGGTGGGCCGGCCCCCCGCCGCGCCGCGCTCCTCCGTCTCCGCCGTAAACGTAAccgcttcctcctcttcgtcgctTCCCGCCCAGGCCGCCATGTACGTGCAGCTGACAGAGGCGGTGGAGTTCTGCTGCTCCTTCCTGCTCGCCAAGATCTGCCTGGAGAACTGCGCCGAGGTGATGCGCCTCCTGGAGGACTTCAGCGTGGGCGTGGAGGGCGTCCAGGAGCAGCTGGACGACTTCCTGCTGGACAACTTCGTCCCCCTCATGAGCCGAGCCGACTTCCTGTCCTACCTCAGCCTGGAGAGACTGCAG gcgtACCTGAACAGCGACGCTCTGACTCGTTTCCCGGAGATCGAGCTGTACGAGTCGGTCCAGTCGTGGCTCCGTCACGACCGTCGGCGCTGGCGTCACACGGACGCCGTGGTGCAGTCGGTCCGCTTCGGCCTCATGACGCCGGCCAACGTGTTCGAGAAG GTGAAGACGTCGGAGTTCTACCGTTACTCCCGGCAGCTGCGGCAGGAAGTGGACCAGGCGCTCGGCTACTTCCACGACGTGAACCAGCAGCCCCTAGTGGCCGCGCGCTCCAACCGCATCCGCTCGGTGCGCCCGCAGACCGCCGTGTTCCGGGGGATGATCGGCCACAGCATGGTCAACAGCAAGATCCTCCTGCTGCAGCGCCCCAAG gtgtGGTGGGAGCTGGAGGGCCCGCAGGTGCCGCTGCGACCCGACTGCCTGGCGATCGTCAACAACTTCGCCTTCCTGTTGGGCGGCGAGGAGCTGGGGCCCGACGGCGAGTTCCACGCCTCCTCCAAAGTCTACCGCTACGACCCGCGGCAGAACTCCTGGCTGCGCATGGCCGACATGTCCGTGCccag GTCGGAGTTCGCCGTCGGCGTCATCGGCAAGTTCATCTACGCCGTGGCGGGCCGCACGCGGGACGAGACCTTCTACTCCACGGAGCGCTACGACATCACGGAGGACCGCTGGGAGTTCGTGGACCCGTACCCCGTCAACAAGTACGGCCACGAGGGCACGGTGCTCGGCGGCAAGCTGTACATCACCGGCggcatcacctcctcctccacctccaagcAGGTGTGCGTGTTCGATCCGGGGCGGGAGGCgggaggaggaagcggaggaggaagcggaggaggaagcggaggaggaagcggaggaggaagcggaggaggCGCCGGCGCCGGGTCAGACGCACACAGGACACGCGCCGGCCgcggcccgccgccgccgccgcccggcacGCACGCCGGCTGCTGGGAGAACAGATCCAAGATGAACTACGCCCGCTGCTTCCACAAGATGATCTCCCACAACGGGAAGCTGTACGTGTTCGGCGGCGTGTGCGTCATCCTGCGGGCTTCGTTCGAGTCGCAGGGCTGCCCGTCCACCGAGGTGTACGACCCCGACGCCGACGACTGGACCATCCTCGCCTCCATGCCCATCGGGCGCAGCGGCCACGGCGTGGCGGTGCTGGACCGGCAGATCATGGTGCTGGGCGGCCTGTGCTACAACGGCCACTACAGCGACTCCATCCTCACCTTCGACCCCGACGACAACAAGTGGAAGGAGGACGAGTATCCCAGAATGCCTTGCAAACTGGACGGGCTGCAGGTGTGCAGCCTGCACTTCCCCGAGTACGTGCTGGAGCACGTGAGACGCTGCAGCTGA
- the klhl15 gene encoding kelch-like protein 15 isoform X7 has product MPVANQRHLVVSPRCVMSGADVEVYLSQVHDGSVSAGFRALYEERLLLDVTLLIEEHHFQAHKALLATQSDYFRVMFTADMRERDQDQIHMKGLTAAGFGHVLRFMYYGSLELSMPTVQEILQAAMYVQLTEAVEFCCSFLLAKICLENCAEVMRLLEDFSVGVEGVQEQLDDFLLDNFVPLMSRADFLSYLSLERLQAYLNSDALTRFPEIELYESVQSWLRHDRRRWRHTDAVVQSVRFGLMTPANVFEKVKTSEFYRYSRQLRQEVDQALGYFHDVNQQPLVAARSNRIRSVRPQTAVFRGMIGHSMVNSKILLLQRPKVWWELEGPQVPLRPDCLAIVNNFAFLLGGEELGPDGEFHASSKVYRYDPRQNSWLRMADMSVPRSEFAVGVIGKFIYAVAGRTRDETFYSTERYDITEDRWEFVDPYPVNKYGHEGTVLGGKLYITGGITSSSTSKQVCVFDPGREAGGGSGGGSGGGSGGGSGGGSGGGAGAGSDAHRTRAGRGPPPPPPGTHAGCWENRSKMNYARCFHKMISHNGKLYVFGGVCVILRASFESQGCPSTEVYDPDADDWTILASMPIGRSGHGVAVLDRQIMVLGGLCYNGHYSDSILTFDPDDNKWKEDEYPRMPCKLDGLQVCSLHFPEYVLEHVRRCS; this is encoded by the exons ATGCCCGTGGCCAAtcagag ACATTTGGTGGTGAGTCCCAGGTGTGTGATGTCGGGGGCCGacgtggaggtgtacctgtccCAGGTGCACGACGGCAGCGTGTCGGCGGGCTTCCGGGCGCTGTACGAGGAGCGCCTGCTGCTGGACGTCACCCTGCTCATCGAGGAGCACCACTTCCAG gcccacAAGGCGCTGCTGGCCACGCAGAGCGACTACTTCCGGGTGATGTTCACGGCGGACATGAGGGAGCGCGACCAGGACCAGATCCACATGAAGGGGCTGACGGCCGCCGGCTTCGGCCACGTCCTGCGCTTCATGTACTACGGCTCGCTGGAGCTCAGCATGCCCACCGTGCAGGAGATCCTGCAG GCCGCCATGTACGTGCAGCTGACAGAGGCGGTGGAGTTCTGCTGCTCCTTCCTGCTCGCCAAGATCTGCCTGGAGAACTGCGCCGAGGTGATGCGCCTCCTGGAGGACTTCAGCGTGGGCGTGGAGGGCGTCCAGGAGCAGCTGGACGACTTCCTGCTGGACAACTTCGTCCCCCTCATGAGCCGAGCCGACTTCCTGTCCTACCTCAGCCTGGAGAGACTGCAG gcgtACCTGAACAGCGACGCTCTGACTCGTTTCCCGGAGATCGAGCTGTACGAGTCGGTCCAGTCGTGGCTCCGTCACGACCGTCGGCGCTGGCGTCACACGGACGCCGTGGTGCAGTCGGTCCGCTTCGGCCTCATGACGCCGGCCAACGTGTTCGAGAAG GTGAAGACGTCGGAGTTCTACCGTTACTCCCGGCAGCTGCGGCAGGAAGTGGACCAGGCGCTCGGCTACTTCCACGACGTGAACCAGCAGCCCCTAGTGGCCGCGCGCTCCAACCGCATCCGCTCGGTGCGCCCGCAGACCGCCGTGTTCCGGGGGATGATCGGCCACAGCATGGTCAACAGCAAGATCCTCCTGCTGCAGCGCCCCAAG gtgtGGTGGGAGCTGGAGGGCCCGCAGGTGCCGCTGCGACCCGACTGCCTGGCGATCGTCAACAACTTCGCCTTCCTGTTGGGCGGCGAGGAGCTGGGGCCCGACGGCGAGTTCCACGCCTCCTCCAAAGTCTACCGCTACGACCCGCGGCAGAACTCCTGGCTGCGCATGGCCGACATGTCCGTGCccag GTCGGAGTTCGCCGTCGGCGTCATCGGCAAGTTCATCTACGCCGTGGCGGGCCGCACGCGGGACGAGACCTTCTACTCCACGGAGCGCTACGACATCACGGAGGACCGCTGGGAGTTCGTGGACCCGTACCCCGTCAACAAGTACGGCCACGAGGGCACGGTGCTCGGCGGCAAGCTGTACATCACCGGCggcatcacctcctcctccacctccaagcAGGTGTGCGTGTTCGATCCGGGGCGGGAGGCgggaggaggaagcggaggaggaagcggaggaggaagcggaggaggaagcggaggaggaagcggaggaggCGCCGGCGCCGGGTCAGACGCACACAGGACACGCGCCGGCCgcggcccgccgccgccgccgcccggcacGCACGCCGGCTGCTGGGAGAACAGATCCAAGATGAACTACGCCCGCTGCTTCCACAAGATGATCTCCCACAACGGGAAGCTGTACGTGTTCGGCGGCGTGTGCGTCATCCTGCGGGCTTCGTTCGAGTCGCAGGGCTGCCCGTCCACCGAGGTGTACGACCCCGACGCCGACGACTGGACCATCCTCGCCTCCATGCCCATCGGGCGCAGCGGCCACGGCGTGGCGGTGCTGGACCGGCAGATCATGGTGCTGGGCGGCCTGTGCTACAACGGCCACTACAGCGACTCCATCCTCACCTTCGACCCCGACGACAACAAGTGGAAGGAGGACGAGTATCCCAGAATGCCTTGCAAACTGGACGGGCTGCAGGTGTGCAGCCTGCACTTCCCCGAGTACGTGCTGGAGCACGTGAGACGCTGCAGCTGA
- the klhl15 gene encoding kelch-like protein 15 isoform X2, whose protein sequence is MYALNDLTVLQWSRLFPQRDTHTHTHTHTHTYTHTRTCTHTCTHTCTHRHTQTHAHTHTDAHTHAHTHTHMHTHTHTHAHAHTHAHTDTHRHMHTHMHTQTHTHTHMHTHMHTHMHTHMHTHTHIHTHTHSLPLEETPIVVLLKTFGGESQVCDVGGRRGGVPVPGARRQRVGGLPGAVRGAPAAGRHPAHRGAPLPGPQGAAGHAERLLPGDVHGGHEGARPGPDPHEGADGRRLRPRPALHVLRLAGAQHAHRAGDPAGRHVRAADRGGGVLLLLPARQDLPGELRRGDAPPGGLQRGRGGRPGAAGRLPAGQLRPPHEPSRLPVLPQPGETAGVPEQRRSDSFPGDRAVRVGPVVAPSRPSALASHGRRGAVGPLRPHDAGQRVREGEDVGVLPLLPAAAAGSGPGARLLPRREPAAPSGRALQPHPLGAPADRRVPGDDRPQHGQQQDPPAAAPQGVVGAGGPAGAAATRLPGDRQQLRLPVGRRGAGARRRVPRLLQSLPLRPAAELLAAHGRHVRAQVGVRRRRHRQVHLRRGGPHAGRDLLLHGALRHHGGPLGVRGPVPRQQVRPRGHGARRQAVHHRRHHLLLHLQAGVRVRSGAGGGRRKRRRKRRRKRRRKRRRKRRRRRRRVRRTQDTRRPRPAAAAARHARRLLGEQIQDELRPLLPQDDLPQREAVRVRRRVRHPAGFVRVAGLPVHRGVRPRRRRLDHPRLHAHRAQRPRRGGAGPADHGAGRPVLQRPLQRLHPHLRPRRQQVEGGRVSQNALQTGRAAGVQPALPRVRAGARETLQLRPEGSFFI, encoded by the exons ATGTACGCTTTGAACGACCTCACTGTGTTGCAGTGGAGTCGGTTATTTCCCCAgcgtgatacacacacacacacacacacacatacacacacatacacgcacacacgcacatgcacacacacatgcacacacacatgcacacacagacacacacagacacatgcacatacacacacagacgcacacacacatgcacacacgcacacacacatgcacacacacacgcacacacacgcacatgcacacacacatgcacacacagacacacacagacacatgcacacacacatgcacacacagacacacacgcacacacacatgcacacacacatgcacacacacatgcacacacacatgcacacacacacacacatacacacacacacacattctttacCGTTGGAGGAAACTCCCATCGTTGTGCTGCTGAAGACATTTGGTGGTGAGTCCCAGGTGTGTGATGTCGGGGGCCGacgtggaggtgtacctgtccCAGGTGCACGACGGCAGCGTGTCGGCGGGCTTCCGGGCGCTGTACGAGGAGCGCCTGCTGCTGGACGTCACCCTGCTCATCGAGGAGCACCACTTCCAG gcccacAAGGCGCTGCTGGCCACGCAGAGCGACTACTTCCGGGTGATGTTCACGGCGGACATGAGGGAGCGCGACCAGGACCAGATCCACATGAAGGGGCTGACGGCCGCCGGCTTCGGCCACGTCCTGCGCTTCATGTACTACGGCTCGCTGGAGCTCAGCATGCCCACCGTGCAGGAGATCCTGCAG GCCGCCATGTACGTGCAGCTGACAGAGGCGGTGGAGTTCTGCTGCTCCTTCCTGCTCGCCAAGATCTGCCTGGAGAACTGCGCCGAGGTGATGCGCCTCCTGGAGGACTTCAGCGTGGGCGTGGAGGGCGTCCAGGAGCAGCTGGACGACTTCCTGCTGGACAACTTCGTCCCCCTCATGAGCCGAGCCGACTTCCTGTCCTACCTCAGCCTGGAGAGACTGCAG gcgtACCTGAACAGCGACGCTCTGACTCGTTTCCCGGAGATCGAGCTGTACGAGTCGGTCCAGTCGTGGCTCCGTCACGACCGTCGGCGCTGGCGTCACACGGACGCCGTGGTGCAGTCGGTCCGCTTCGGCCTCATGACGCCGGCCAACGTGTTCGAGAAG GTGAAGACGTCGGAGTTCTACCGTTACTCCCGGCAGCTGCGGCAGGAAGTGGACCAGGCGCTCGGCTACTTCCACGACGTGAACCAGCAGCCCCTAGTGGCCGCGCGCTCCAACCGCATCCGCTCGGTGCGCCCGCAGACCGCCGTGTTCCGGGGGATGATCGGCCACAGCATGGTCAACAGCAAGATCCTCCTGCTGCAGCGCCCCAAG gtgtGGTGGGAGCTGGAGGGCCCGCAGGTGCCGCTGCGACCCGACTGCCTGGCGATCGTCAACAACTTCGCCTTCCTGTTGGGCGGCGAGGAGCTGGGGCCCGACGGCGAGTTCCACGCCTCCTCCAAAGTCTACCGCTACGACCCGCGGCAGAACTCCTGGCTGCGCATGGCCGACATGTCCGTGCccag GTCGGAGTTCGCCGTCGGCGTCATCGGCAAGTTCATCTACGCCGTGGCGGGCCGCACGCGGGACGAGACCTTCTACTCCACGGAGCGCTACGACATCACGGAGGACCGCTGGGAGTTCGTGGACCCGTACCCCGTCAACAAGTACGGCCACGAGGGCACGGTGCTCGGCGGCAAGCTGTACATCACCGGCggcatcacctcctcctccacctccaagcAGGTGTGCGTGTTCGATCCGGGGCGGGAGGCgggaggaggaagcggaggaggaagcggaggaggaagcggaggaggaagcggaggaggaagcggaggaggCGCCGGCGCCGGGTCAGACGCACACAGGACACGCGCCGGCCgcggcccgccgccgccgccgcccggcacGCACGCCGGCTGCTGGGAGAACAGATCCAAGATGAACTACGCCCGCTGCTTCCACAAGATGATCTCCCACAACGGGAAGCTGTACGTGTTCGGCGGCGTGTGCGTCATCCTGCGGGCTTCGTTCGAGTCGCAGGGCTGCCCGTCCACCGAGGTGTACGACCCCGACGCCGACGACTGGACCATCCTCGCCTCCATGCCCATCGGGCGCAGCGGCCACGGCGTGGCGGTGCTGGACCGGCAGATCATGGTGCTGGGCGGCCTGTGCTACAACGGCCACTACAGCGACTCCATCCTCACCTTCGACCCCGACGACAACAAGTGGAAGGAGGACGAGTATCCCAGAATGCCTTGCAAACTGGACGGGCTGCAGGTGTGCAGCCTGCACTTCCCCGAGTACGTGCTGGAGCACGTGAGACGCTGCAGCTGAGGCCGGAGGGAAGCTTTTTTATTTAG